Part of the Calypte anna isolate BGI_N300 chromosome 21, bCalAnn1_v1.p, whole genome shotgun sequence genome is shown below.
GCAGTGGGGGAAAAATGACATGCAGTGGGTAGTTTAATATTCTGACCTGTCCTGGTGAAGGTGGGAATTGGTCTTTATttagaaaactgattttatggggaaaaaagtggGCATGGGgggtaatttttcttttttccccacttatCCAACTGCTAAGTGATTCCAGCTTCACAGACACTTCAGTGGCATACTTTACTCCATACTGTTTATTAAATCTGTGGATCTTAAATGATTGCTTGGTAGCAATTCAGTGTTGTTGAAAatgtggggtttgggggttttttgtttgtttcagtgacAGATGGTTGTTTACTTACCTGTTTGATACTTTCCTTTGGGTTGTAGCTGGGCCTAAGACCTGGTAGAGAGCAGACATAATTAAATGCTTTACCATTTAGAAATTGTGACCCTACACTGGTCGTTCTTGGGTGCCATAATGCTATAGCTGTCAGAAGCCTTGAACTGGAATGTCCAGAGgaccaaacagaaaaccctcTCTTCAGTTCTTTGTGCTGGTGCAGTTCCAGGAGAGATTTCTGATTGCCCCCAAACCACCTATTGCTGTTGATTCTCCACTTTGTTTAGGAGactgctactttttttttctgttagctCCTTCTAAGCCAATCTTTGCCTTGCCAGCTTTTGCTTTAGGAGGTTTTGCTAAACTGATTTGCTCAGCTAGTATTGACCTAAAGCatccctgctcagcagctttCCCCAAGGTTCCTTTTAACCAAATCCCAGCTCTCTGGTGCCTACACTGAATGTTGTATTTCAGTAAATACCCAGGAGTTGGGGCACAAGATCTGTGGAAGGTGAACATGCAAACCATGGGCTCTCTCCCATAAATTACTGTGCTAAATCctcaccagctttgttgtcTTCAGTCAGGGTGCCCAAGAGCTCTGGTAGAGACTGAAGCAGGGAAGTCCTTCCTAGGCTGCCCAGCTGCTCCAGGTTTAATCTCAATTCTTCATCAGCTGCAAATGGAAGATGACAGAAATAAGGGAAGAGTCTGTTTACTGTACCAAAGGACAATTCCAAAGGACAGTGGGGACTTCAGTGTAAGACTCAGAATACTGGAACTTCCCTGTGCTCTGTGGAGACAATTCATATCTCTAGTCTTGCATTAGTTTTTAATTCAGAGCAGTGTTAGCTGGTGAATTTGCTTTGAGATTTAAACCAAAGCAACCCTCTTTAATACAGAATTCTCCTTCTAGAGTTTCTTTATATTAGGAAGGAAGATTTAATAAGCCTAATGGATGTCTTCAAACAAATGCAGTAATTGTTAGAGCCAGCTTATTTGCTCTGTGATGTGATGGATAATATCCATACTGAGTCACAGTTGCCTGTAAATGCAAGTTACATAGCAGGAGGCTTAGTGAGTCCAAGATTTCCAAAGCAAGCTAAGAACTCCTGATACCTATAAACCAGCACACCAGCTAGTTCACCTGCAAAGCAGGTAAGAACAGTCACTTTTTAATAGTCAGCTTTAGGCAGTAACTTTGGGTTTGATTTGCTGTAATGTCAAACTTTGAGGACAGCTTTTTCAAGCCCAGACTTTGCACTTATTAGTGCAAAAACCAGCATGCTCAGTACATTTTGTAGTGTAAGACAGATTTGCCTGCTCTTGATCTAAGTAGGACCACATTAATCTCTGCAGTAGGTTTCCCCCCTTTTAAAGACAACTTCAGTTAAACATAACTCATTTTAAAGTGTAGGAAGACAAGACTGTGCAGCCAAGTTTCTTTAAATTAGCAAATATGTACTAATGCTGCCTCAAAGACAAATGCTGTATATGGCAGCTCACATCCAGTATTAGAAAACTCAAGATACCTTTGTCTCCTGGACCTCAAAGCAGCAGGATGAAGAATTTAGGGCACCCAACCTCCCCAGTTTACAAGATAAGCACCCACTGATGGTGTCACTTGTGCCCTGTAGACATTCCTGCTTTTTCCACACCTAATCACAGATCAAGGCCCTTCAGGAAGCATacctgctgctctttttttctgctccagcccctgttCTGTGAACATGGAAATTGAGACTTACCTGGGATGTGATAAGCCTTCTCACTGGCATTGATGATGGGGAGAGATGAGAGAGGACAGGAGGAGCTGACAATAATGAGACAGCAGAGTAACAGCCTGTGCATCATTGTTGTCTTGAATAGATTTGTCTGGATCTACCCCAGTAACTCACCTCCTGTCTGACTGTTGCCTCTGCTCCCAGTTTCACCTGTTATATAGCCACTCATGACCTCATGAATATCATCatgttccccccccccttccaaaaaaaaaaaaaaagccaacaatgAATTTATTGCCCACGGGTTCTAAATGGAAACCACTTTGCATTGATGTAATTTTTCAAGGTAACAGTTCATAGACAATAAATTTACTGTCTTATAGCTTGGTGTACAGAATGGATATTATATCAAACCAAGCACAGTAAACTTTATAAatctggcattaaaaaaaaataataacttccAGTTATAAATCATGAGTTAACAAAAGGGTCAGACAGTTGAAATGACCAGGGCAATAAGACAGCTGATTTATGAGCCTTAGCAGGCTTGACGCAAAGCATCTGAcacaaaatgcacttttttttcctctcttgtgaGATGGATGGATGTGTTGTGTTGTATTTGGGGTTCTTGTGCCAGAAAAAGTAAAGAGAGGGGGAGTTAAAACATCTAGTTAATTTACAAAAAGAATGTTAGGGGagttaaatttttcttttttgcccttAGAGCATTGCACATCTATTTATTTGAGAAGACCTCATCCAGTGTTGCCCTAGAGAACTGAATGGCAGAGAAAGAACAGCTTCCATCTGGAGGCTTGGGCCATATAAACCACTGGTTGGTATTAAATGCAGGTACCTCACTAGACTGGGAGACTGTTTTCCAGTTCCCTTCCCTTCTTGGGAAGTGAAGTTCCCTTGGTTGGAACTAACTATTTAATTCTCTGTGTGTTAGttagcttttttcccttttgcctcttgtatttatttaatgttaacACAGTTGTTGCTGTATATAATCTCATAATTTTAGTCTTTATTCCCCTCCACCTAACATTTTGTCTTCTTTACTTACAATTTCATTTGTTGTATCAAAGAGCAAGGACTGACTGGACTGCTCTCTCATCTTCATTCTCTATGAAGGATCATATCAAACTGTATAGAGcctcaaaagtaaaaaaagtaaatttatgacaattttctttcctgtatgtGGTCAGAAGGTTATGCCTGTTCAGGTTCATAATAAACTGAGGCTTggtaattttctttcctgcctctCTAATCAAATGCTTGTGCCTTCAAGTGCTCTTCAAAATACCATGAAATCTATCTAAAGGTCTTCCCCTGTGCTGAGGTGTGTAATAATTGTAAGTTGCAAAAGGAGCCATTatatctgctttctttttcctttattgccACTTCCTGTTGAAGATGgatttttatattataaattCTGTGGTTCATaagatttaatttcaaattagcTACACCAGTCATACAGAACAGATGTATTTCAGCCACAGCTCTAATTCAGTGTGACTGCCCCACACCTGCACTGCTATTAACAGCTTGGCCAGAAAAAATGTGGACTCCATGACCACAGAATGATGGAAAGCAGAAGGTACCTCTGGAAATCATCTGGTTTAACCcctctgctcaaagcagcatCAACCAGAGCAGGAGTGTGTTCAATGAGAATTGAATAGCTTCAAGGACAGGGTGGGACTGAATCTCAGAACTAAGACTGACAAGGCCCTTGGCATCCCCATGTTAATTCAGATGTTCTGTTTGATTGCAGTGctctggggaaagggagaggtgAGAGATGACTTTCAGAGgtccttccaacctaaactttTCTGTCATCCTGGATGTAAGAGAAGCCCAATATTGATTTATAGAACACACACTGCAGGTCTCTGACTACAAATCCTGTTTCTCTGGACTTCTCTCTACTGAGGGAGTGGATATGACAGAAGAATTTCTCTGCAGAATAAACCTAACACATTTTATAtgccttttttccctgtgcttccCTATAACAGAAATAAGTAGCTAGGGAGGAATTCTCTCTCCTTATCTGAGTCATGCAACTCTTCATTCCAAAGCTGCAGACAGTAATTAGGTCTGATTTGATGCATGATCTCACTACTGGTGCTGGATGCTCTGTACAAATGCTTCTCCTTCAGTGCACTATCAATGACAATGGCATTATCAATATTCACTTTGAGTTGCCTCCAAGGAAAGCTCATGAAGGCCTCTTCAGAGGCAACTTCTGTCCTTTGTCTTCTCTCAAGGAAGACTCAGCCTCTTGGAGCCATCCTGAAGTGCGTCATGTGGGAGGTTGGCGAGCTGCCTGCACCTCATTGCCTTCACTCAGATTTGAAGCTGTCACATTCTTTTCCTCTACCAAAATGTCAAAGACAATTTCCTCAGGGGACAGTGCACACACTTCATCATTCAAAACAAGACAACAGCTCATCCTCAACAGAAGGACCAAACCCTGAAGGAAGCAAACGGGGATTTGCGCTTTGAAAACGTGAAATCCACTTGGAGGAAATTGCTTGAATATTGATCAAAACTGGTGTTTGGTGGGAAAACTTGGAGTTTTTTCTATAATAATAGTTTTTTTAGTaatagtttttagtttttttagtttttatagTAATAGTTTCTTTCTAATAATAGAGCTTCAGGGGCTTCAGTTTAAAATAAGAGGGCAGCAATAGTCTGAATAAATTACTGAGCAAACTCTTGAATAGTGAGGATGTTACCCTATCATAAAATACTGTCCTTAATTATCAGGAGAAAGAACTATTGGGTTAAAATTATGGGTTGTGAAGAATAAATTGCTAATAAAGTCAAGGaaacataataaaatttaaatagttaaaataagtagttaaaataaatagttaaaTAAATAGTTAAATAAATAGTTAATATAgttaaaaatagttaaatagttaaaatagtttaaaaaatagttaaaatagttagttaaaaaaatataattaaaaaacccaatagttaaaaaaaaacccaaacataaaaCACTAAAATCAACcaaaagacagaacaaaaccaaccaaaatcaGTCCTCCAAATTATCAACGTTTTGAGTGAAATAATAAGGTtgaaatccaaaacaaaatatttggcCCCTGTTTAGAAGTGTCTTATGattattattatgtttttattattactatgtttttaaaagagtagTGCAGTCATCTTGGGGCTTAATTTAGGTTGTAATAAGAAATTTTCAAGCTAGTCCTGCTGCAAAGCTGGGTGACTGGGTGACACTTTCACTCCTGTTCTTAAATGTAgactatttattattttattaagtaGATTATTGAGGGTTTTTCCATACAAATTGTTGTCCTGAAGCCTGTGTCCACAGGAAtctatgtgtgtatatatttaatatatataaatatatacacacaaaaaaagattgTACTACCCATGTcaaagcagggaagcagcaataacctgctgatttttttctcagtagttTGGATGATGAAGTGGGCAGACCAGGCTGTTGTCCAGCATTTTCTCTGGCTCATAATGAACTAAAGCAGCAAATTGAAGAAGTGGATAACACATTTCCTTGCTTGAAACTACTTAACACTTCATTAATTGCATGGTGTTCTGCCTCATTACTTCTCCTTACAAACCATTTTATCAGAATCTTACTAAGATTTCCTGTAGTTGATGTCCTGTTctgaaaagagcaggaagatgTGAGCTTCCATCTTCAATTTTGTGAGAGATGtccttacatttttctttacttttctgtCCAGATTTTTTGGTGTACACCTGTTTTCCCTATTTTTACCACAGGGCCTTAGGATCACTTTTCACTCTAATATCCACAACTTACATTAGAGGAAAAATTTCAGGTAGTTCTGCAGAAGTTCAGTGTGTGGGCAGGAGCCACTGACTAATTAAAGAGGCATCCTAATAATTGTTGCTGGCATTTAACTGTCCTGCTCAGCGTAGGCAGTAAATGGATGGCTcacaaaagcacattttaattttcactttgctttccaAGTGCATTATCCCTTTAATCCTTCATTACTTGgagtttttttgtaaattaaatggAATCTCTGCAGGCTCTGTGATTCACGTTTTGGGACAAATTTCAGTACTTAACAGGGGGAAAGTTGGCATAGGTCTTCCAAGGCATCTTGAGGTTTATTCAAGGTTATTTATTCAAGGTTGTTTTGTAAATGAAAGCATGTTTCTTGGCAGTCAGCCATACAGAATCTTCCTTCACTGTCTAAGACATGGATTCCAGCTTATCAAATGATTCCTGCTCCAAGCATTAATTGATTTTCTCTGTGATGAGTGACTGCTTTCTGACTAAACTTTATCACCTGTTTAGAAGGCAGAGTGATACCAGTTGTCtgtaaaatactattttctctgtgttaagTCTGTGTAGAGTCGACCATCTCCTATCTCCTGGGGACATTTTTGCATCACTAGTGTTGGCATCAGAATTACTGGCAGAGGACACCGTGCTGCTGTTCCATGAAGGGATCTGACTGAAAGACTGAAATCAAGAAAACAcactctgcttttta
Proteins encoded:
- the UTS2 gene encoding urotensin-2 isoform X2 encodes the protein MHRLLLCCLIIVSSSCPLSSLPIINASEKAYHIPADEELRLNLEQLGSLGRTSLLQSLPELLGTLTEDNKAGLRPSYNPKESIKQTSYGNPPQIALLGRFLTKERKQYKKRGNLSECFWKYCV